In Saprospiraceae bacterium, the sequence TATCCGAATATAACCTCAGTTTGCTCAGCAATCAGACCAAGCAATACTGCTTCAGAACCACTGATCTGACGATCTGTACTATCTGCAGTTTCTGCATTTTTTTTCTCCTGAATCAAGGTAGACATATAATGATAATTTAAATGAAAGGAGATGAGTTTGTTTTAAAATTGATCTGTCACGCAACCTTCGCTGGCAGAAGAAACGGTCATGGCATATTTTTTAAGTATTCCACTGGTAGCTCTTAATGCTGGTTTGTCCCACAGACGCCTGCGATCAGCCAGTTGTGCTTCAGTCAAAAGCACATCCATCGTATTGTTGGCGATATCCAATTTGATAATATCGCCATTTTTTACCAGTGCTATATTGCCCCCATCCTGTGCTTCCGGAGTAACATGCCCGATCACAAAACCATGGGTACCTCCACTAAATCTGCCATCCGTGATCAGTGCCACTTTGTCGCCCAATCCTGCACCCATCAATGCACTCGTTGGTTTGAGCATTTCCGGCATGCCGGGTGCTCCTTTGGGACCACAATAGCGGATGACAATAACTTCACCAGCTTTGATCTTTTGATCTATAATTGCTTGATTAAGATCTTGTTCTGAATCGAATACGTGGGCAGGTCCTTCAAATAACTCACCTTCTTTGCCGGTGATTTTGGCCACTGCTCCGCCTTCTGCGAGGTTGCCGTATAATATTTGAAGATGACCTGTAGGTTTTATTGGATTGGACCAGGGTCTGATGATGTCTTGATCAATGGACAAACTTGGTACATCTTTTAAATTTTCCGCAATGGTTTTACCAGTGACAGTCATACAATCACCATGCAGTCTGCCTGCTTCCAACAACATTTTCATGACTGCAGGCGTGCCGCCTATCTCATGCAGATCCTGCATGACATACTTACCACTTGGCTTGAGGTCAGCCAGAAAAGGAGTTTTGTCACTGATTCGCTGAAAGTCATCAATGGTAAGATCTATTCCGGCTGCTTTGGCGATCGCGATCAGATGAAGTACCGCATTGGTCGACCCACCCAAGATCATGATCAGTGTCATCGCATTTTCAAAAGATTCGCAGGTGATGATATCACTTGGTCTCAGGTTATGACCGATCAAATAATCGATGGTGGTAGCTATGTCAGAAGCTTCTAATTTTTTAGAAGGAGAAGCAGCAGGATTGGACGAGTTAAATGGCAATGCCATGCCCATAGCCTCAATGGCGGAAGACATCGTGTTGGCAGTATACATTCCTCCACAAGCACCAAATGAAGGTACTGCACGGTGGATCACTTCCTGATATTCAGCTTCAGTAATATCTCCTTTCACTTTTTGGCCCAATGCTTCAAATGCCGAGACCACATCCAGCTTTTTGCCTTTATATATGCCAGGAGCTATCGTGCCCCCATACACTAAAAGCGATGGGCGATTAAGCCTGGCCATGGCCATCAATGCACCAGGCATGTTTTTATCACATCCTACGACGGTCACCAAACCATCATACCATTGTGCAGAAACTACGGTTTCTATGGAATCTGCTATGATGTCCCGCGAGGGTAGGGAATAGCGCATGCCATCTGTACCCATCGAGATTCCGTCGCTGACACCGATCGTATGAAAGACCAAACCTATTAAATCTTTTTTATTGATTTCATCCCTGATGTTGGCGGCCAACCCATTGAGGTGCATATTACAGGGATTCCCTTCCCAGCCTGTACTGGCTATGCCTATCTGGGGCTTTTTCATATCCCGATCAGAAAGCCCTATCGCATGAAGCATCGCTTGTGCGGCAGGCTGTGAGGGGTCTTGAGTGACATGTTTGCTGAATTTGTTGAGTTCCATTTTGAAGTTCTAGCTTGAATAAAGACCCAATATTGTCTTTATTATCAAAGTAACAAAATATCCCTCGATTATTTGGAACATCTTTTTAAGGATTTCTACGATGGCAAAAATGACCTTCGCTATAAGGTTGGACTGGCTATATGATTGATTTTGAGCAAGTAATCTGAGGTTGAACCTTGTTTGCAGCATTTAACGAATGAATATCACCAGGCCAATCCGGCATAAAAATCTCTCTAGCTTCAACTGCTACATTTGAATCCGATTTTTTGTTCATTGGGTTCGAAATTTTTCTTTTCAGGCCCAAGATAAAAAACCTAGCCTTATAAAAATTTATTACACATTAAACCTAAAGTGCATGATGTCCCCATCCTTGACTTCGTACTCTTTACCCTGGACCATCAATCTGCCGGCCTCTTTGACTGCCAACTCTGAACCGTATTTGGTGTAATCGTCATAGTTCATTACCTCGGCACGAATAAAACCTTTCTCAAAATCAGTATGGATCACTCCGGCTGCTTGCGGTGCCAAATCGCCTTTATGAATCGTCCAGGCCCTGACCTCTTTTTCTCCTACGGTAAAGTAAGTGATGAGATTGAGTAATTTGTAACAAGACCTAATCACTTTGTTTACTCCGGGCTCATCAAGGCCAATGGCTTCAATAAATTCTTTGCGTTCTTCTTTGGTATCCAGCTGAGCAATTTCAGCTTCTATCGCAGCACTGATCAATATCATTTCAGCCTGGGCATGTGGGCCGGCTATTTTATTTTCTGCATCAATGACTTGTTTGAGTGCATTAGTATACTTGTTTCCGGTATGGACGGACGGCTCATCTACATTGCAAACATAGACGATGGGTTTACCAGTCAATAGGAAAAGCTCATCTACCAGCGGTTGGTCCTTAGGTTCACAAGAAAAAAGCCTGGCAGCCTTGCCTAATTCAAGATGTTTTTTGAGCTCCAGGGCGATCTCTAGCTGTCTCGCTTCATCTTTATTCGAGCCCTTCGTTTGTTTTTTTAATCGCTCAATCCTTTTATCAAGTGTCTCCATGTCTTTAAATAAGAGCTCTATATCTATGATCTCTTTATCCCGGGCAGGGTCTATTGAGCCATCTACATGGATCACATTGTCATCTTCAAAACACCTGACCACATGCACGATAGCTTCTACCTCGCGAATGGTTGCCAAAAATTGATTGCCTAAGCCTTCACCCTGGCTTGCTCCCTTGATGAGCCCGGCTATGTCTACGATTTCAATGGTATTTGGGATCACTTTTTGGGGCTGAGCTATCCTGGCAAGCTCGTCTAACCTCGGATCCGGGACCATAATCATCCCTATATTAGGATCTTTAGTGGCAAAAGGGTAGTTGGCAGCGAGCGCTTTGCCGGAAGTCAGCGCGTTGAACAAAGTTGATTTGCCTACATTTGGTAAGCCGACGATTCCTCCTCTTAAGGGCATATTTTTACTTTTTTGAGGTGCAAATGTACATCTTACAACCCTGATTGAGCCCATATCTTATAAGTTTAGCCAGATCCTGCTAAAGTTTGAAGACAACTTTTTCAATATCTGAACGGTTTATATGTATGCAGGTTGATCCTGCTAGCCTCAAATTAAAATGGTTAAGAGCAGTGTATAATGTATGAATCACCTTTCTCATTTATTTTTAACAGGTAATGACCACCACCTCTTATTGGGCAATTTAATAGCCGATTTTATAAAACCAAATCAAATAACTCATCTTTCTTCTGATGTAGTGTCTGGTATAAAATTTCATCAATTTATTGATCTATCCATTGATACCAATGAGGTATTCAGATCATCAATCGGACTTTTGCGAAAAACTCAAGGCAAATATGCGCCTGTGGTGGCAGACATGTTTTACGATTATCTTTTAGTCGACCATTGGGCCGCTTACGCTGATAGGTCTTTTGACTTATTTAAATCTACGATGTATGAAAGTATCGAAGCTAACCTTCAAGAACTGGAAGATGAAATAATCATACGTAGGGTAAATCGAATGATATCCAATGATTTTTTATCATTGTATAAGTCAGCTGCCTTGATACCCACCACCTTTGGTTATTTGCAAAAGAGGGCAAGATTTCCGAATCATTTTGATCAGGCGGAGATTGATTTTAACAGGCTATATCCTGAGTTGGCAATACATTTTAATCTAGCCTTTCCAGAAATGGTCAAAAAAACTGAACATTATAGACTTAACCTTCAAAATTAAAGGAGATCGTCAACGCTCTGGACAGGATTTTTTCGAGCACAGACGACTCAGAGTTGTTACCATTATAAATCAGGATATTTCCCACTCCCTGGGAAAATTTGATCTCGGGAGAGAATATAAAATAAGGGAAAAAGAATTGCATGCCTGCCCCGATTTCGGCGGAAAAATCATGCGGGGTCAGTTTGATTAAACTAGCAAATTTTTTGGTGCGCGATTTATTGGAAATGTCATAAGAATATTTAATACCACCTACCAAAAAAACTTTCATGTCCTTATAGGGTAGGGAGGTAAATCTTATGTGGAGGGGTAGCTCCAGAAAGGTGGATTCTATACGACGATCGATCTCACTTACCCGGTCATTGTACCTAATATTTCGATTGGCAAAAGAAAAAGTAGGAATAAAACGAAAATCAAAGTGATCTCCAAATTTGGCATTGGTGATGATCCCAACAGAAAAACCCGGGTTTTTTAATGATTCAGTCACTAACAAACTGTCTTGCCTGATAAAATAATTTGACCGGTACAATTTATAGGTAGAATTATTAAGGCTTAAGGAAAGACCGAAATAATAGTTTTTCCCCAAAAACTGGCGATAATTATTACCTGAATATTTATCCTGTGCCTGGCAAAAGAATGCCATCCAGGCCAAAACAGAGACTAAAATTATTTTTCTGCGAGGTAAGCAGTACATATGCCGAGGGTAAATGGTTTGAGTTTGACGAATTTAAAGCCAGCTTCCTGGAGTTTAGTAGCAAATTCTGTACCGGAAGGGAAAGCATGCATAGATTCGTGCAAATAATGGTAGGCGTTGAAGTCCATGGAGAATAGTTTTCCGATCACTGGCAGTATATAACGTGAATACAAGAAAAATAATTGTTTCATTGGGAATCGCTCGATTCTGCTGAATTCAAGTACCAGAAATGGAGCTCCTGAGGTCAGTACACGATGTATTTCTTTGAGTCCGGCACCTAAATTTTCAAAATTGCGAACTCCAAAGGCAACTATAGCCCCATCGAAAGAGCCTGCTTCGAAAGGTAAAGCTTCTGAATCACCTTGAATAAACTCAATATTGGCTCTGTTCTTTTTTTTTGCTATTTCTAACATTTGCGCTGATAGGTCCAGTCCGACGATCCGATCCGGCTTTAAAATATCAGCTGCCATCAACGCAAAGTCCCCGGTACCGGTAGCTATATCCAGCAGATGATGTATTGGATACTCTTCGAGCATTTTGAGCGATTTTATTCGCCACGACACATCAATACCCAGCGAAAGAAACCGATTAAGAAAATCGTAGGTAGGTGCTATTCCATCAAACATTTCCCTGACCTGTTGCTTTTTGGATTGGTCATTGGAATAGGGCTTGATCATAGGACTTTAGTTAATTTTTGGTAAAAATACATTACTACTAGCCTGCTTAAAAACCTGGCTGAGCAGAATTAAATAAAATTACGACAATAAGCTCGTCAAGTTATTGATAATCATTCTATTATAAATAGTAATTTGTTTTTAGTATATTGATGATTTCTGATTAATTATTACTATTTTTGCGTTCCTTTTATAAAATTATATGGCAGTAGACAAGATTATATCTGTAAATATCGAAGAAGAGATGAAAACTGCCTACATCGATTATTCGATGTCGGTGATTATATCCAGAGCTTTGCCAGATGTGCGTGATGGACTGAAGCCGGTACAAAGAAGGATTTTGTACGCCATGTCCGATTTGGGATTGGACTACAACAAACCATTTAAAAAGACTGCTCGTATCGTCGGTGAAGTTTTAGGAAAATATCATCCTCATGGAGATTCATCTGTTTATGAAGCCATGGTCAGAATGGGCCAGCCCTGGTCCTTACGATATCCACTGGTAGACAAACAAGGCAATTATGGTAGTATGGATGGTGATGGTCCTGCGGCTATGCGATATACGGAGGGCAGACTGATCAGGATGAGTTCAGAGATGTTGGAAGATCTGGATAAAAACACGGTGGACTTTAGGCCCAATTTTGATGATTCTCTGGACGAACCATCTGTGCTGCCATCGAAAGTGCCCAACTTGCTTTTAAATGGTGCATCCGGTATCGCAGTTGGTATGGCGACTAATATGCCGCCCCATAATCTCACAGAAGTAGTCAATGGGATCATTGCCAGCCTCGATAATCCGGAAATCACTATCCCGGAATTAATGGAGTATGTCAAAGGCCCCGATTTTCCAACAGCCGGCATTATATATGGTACGGAAGGGATTAAGGATGCTTTTGAAACCGGCAGAGGACGCATCATTCTCCGTGGCAAAACCGAGATTGAGACAGTGCATGGTCATGAGGCGATTATTATCACTGAGATTCCTTACCAGCTTAGCAAATCAACCCTGATCGCCAAGATCAATGAGTTACGCATACAAGAGAAAATAGATGGCATCCATGATGTTAGAGATGAGTCCGCCCGTGACGAACTCAAAATGAGGCTGGTCGTATCCCTAAAAAAGGACGCTATCGCTCAGATCGTACTCAATCAACTGTACAAATACTCCCCTTTACAATCCTCTTTTGGTGTAAATAATATAGTGTTGGTCAATGGGCGTCCCCGGCTACTCAATCTAAAACAAATCATCCAGGAATTTATCAAGTTTAGGCTGGAAGTCATCGTACGCAGGACCAATTTTTTGCTTAAGAAAGCCCAGGACAGGTCCCATATCCTGGAAGGTTTGCTGATCGCGATAGATCACCTGGATGAAGTGATCAACCTGATCAGAGCCTCTGCTACCCCTGATGAAGCCAGGGACCAATTAATGGCTCGCTTTTCCTTGAGCGAGATCCAGGCCAAAGGCATACTGGCATTGACCCTTCGCCAATTAACCGGCCTGGAGCGTGCCAAGTTAAAGGACGAATATGACGAGCTGCAAAAAATGATCACCAGGTATCTTGAAATCCTGGGTGATGTCAATATTCAAAAGGAGATTATCAAAGAAGAATTATTAGAGATCGTATCAAGATATGGTGATGCCAGGCGGACCCAGATATCTATCAATGAAAGTGAGATCAATATCGAAGACATCATCCCTAATGAAGAAGTGGTCATCACGATATCTCACCTCGGTTATGTCAAACGGACCAAAGTCACCGAATACCGATCCCAGGGAAGGGGTGGCCGTGGTTCAAAAGGTAGCAGCACCCGGGATGAGGACTTTATAGAGCATCTTTTCACTGCTACTACGCATGCCTACATCTTATTATTTACCCAATTGGGCAAATGTTATTGGCTGAGAACATACGAAATACCAGAAGCCGCTAAAACAGGTACTGGTCGCGCTATTCAAAACATCATATCGCTGCCGCCCGAAGATAAAATCCGGGCATATATCTCAATCAAAGATCTGAATGACGAAACCTTTATCAATAATCATTATATCGTATTGTGTACCAAAAAAGGGGTCATTAAGAAGACATTATTGGAAGAATTCTCCCGTCCACGCACTTCTGGTATCAATGCCATCACCATCAATGAAGGAAATGAATTATTAGAAGCCCGATTGACCAATGGCGCTCATGAAATCATCATCGCCAATAAACAGGGTAGGGCCATCAGATTCAATGAGTCCAAGGTAAGATCTATGGGTAGAAATGCAGCCGGGGTCACAGGAATGGATCTGGCAGAAGAAAATGATGAAGTCATAGGCATGATTTGTGTAGATCCTGAAGATAAAAATATCACCATACTGGCCGTCTCTGAGTTGGGCAGTGGCAAAAGATCACTTTTAGAGGATTACAGGGTCACTAATCGGGGTGGTAAAGGAGTTAAAACCATCAATATTACTGACAAAACAGGGTCACTGGTGTCTGTAAAAGCGGTCACAGACAAGGACGATTTGATGATCACGACCAAACAAGGCATCACCATAAGAATGGAAATGGAGGCTTTGCGGGTGATGGGAAGAGCCACCCAGGGTGTCAGACTCATCAGACTAGATGATAATGACGAGATAGCAGATGTAGCTGTGTTGGCTCAGGAAGAGATACTTGAATTGGAAGAAAATGGTGCACTGATAGCCAATGATAGTCCTATTGATGATATCGCTGAAACGAACCTGGAAGCCGGAGATCACGAAGTGGATGAGTCAGCTTCAGAAGCTGATTTAGTAGATCCCACTGAATAAAATTCATTTGTTAACGAATTTTTTTTTAAATTTTAACTTTTTATAAACTTTGTAGATCGATTATCTTCGTCTAACATTTAAAATAAACAAAACCATAAAATGAAAAAATTCTTTTTGTTGACTTTACTTGCTCTAGTAAATTTCACCATAATTTATTCTCAGGAAGATCCTGAAAAAATGATTAAAAAAGCTGTCAAAGCGTTTAACACCTTCAATGTAGAACAAACAGCTAAAGGGGCATCCCTGGATGAAGCTAAAAGCATCATCGATCAGGTCTTTCAAGCAGAAGCGATGAAATCTAATGTGAGTGCCCAATTGGCCAAAGGCCAGATCTACGCTGGCTTCATTTCCAGAGATCAGACAGCCAAGCTTTTAAATCCGGCATATAAAAGTACGCTTGATTTTCCTGCCTCTTATATTGCATACCAGGCATATGCTGAAGCACTAAAGTTAGCACAGAAAAAATTTGAAAAAGCGGATGCCATCAAAGGCCTGCAAGGTCTCACCGGCGATCTGAATAACACCGGCAATGAATTGTACAATGTAGGCAACTATGAAGGTGCGTTTAATAATTTTGTTGCCTCCTTAGACATTCATGATAAATTGAAATCAGTCAGTGAAGTAAGCGTATTGGATAAACCTGAAGATTATAATAATCAGTTGTTTATCATCGCAGCCGCTGCTGTGAAAGCAAAGAAATATGCTGAAGCCAAAGTATACAATGACAAATTAATAGCTGCTGACTACCAGGATGGTGGAATCTATGAAAACCAATATGAGATCGCTTTAAATGCAGGTGACAACAAAGCGGCAGAAATGGCTTTGGAAGAAGGGCGCAAAAAGATGCCGGACGATGTAGGTTTAATGTTTAAGGAGATCAATCACTTCATTCGTTTAGGAAAATTAGAAGCCTTAGTTGAAAAATTAAAGGCTGCTATAACCAAAGAACCAAATAATGTGTCTTTATATACTACCCTTGGAAATGTATATGACAATTTGTACCAAAAAGATTCTATGATAATGGAAAACAAAAATGGCACTTATACCATTCTGGCTTCTATCATTAGCAATACCAACTATCAGAATGCAGAATCCTATTTTACGAAGGCCAGCGAATTGGATGCAACCAATGCTGATGCTCATTATGGACAAGGTGCATTCCATTATAATGTTGCTGCCAGGATGACGGCTATACTCAATAAATTGGCAGATGATTACTCAAAAGAGGGTACCAAAAAGTATGAAGCTATCAAAGTGGAAGTGTTCGGTATGTTTGACAAAAGTTTACCTTCATTTAATAAAGCTGAATCTTTAAATCCTAACGACAGAAACTGTCTGATCGCACTTAAAGAGATTTATGCCAGAAAAAATGAATTTGATTTGTCCAACGAATTCAAGAAAAGACTTGAAGTGCTGGAAGCTGGTGGAAAAAATGAGACCAGTTACAATAAAAACTAAAAATATTCTGAGCTATTCAGCAATACAAAAGGCGCAATCTAAAGTTGCGCCTTTTTTGTTCCATAGAGGGTTGCTTTTATTAAATATCTTATCCCAACTTATGGGTAAATTTGTGCTTAAATAGTGCATAGTTCATGAAAGAATCTGCTATCGGGATATTGATAAATCATCAGGAGCAAGGCTTGATTTGGGACAAGATCCAGGCAGGCAAAAGACTGTTACCTGCTGATGCGCTGTACTTATATGAAGAAGCTCCACTGGGTTTGACCGCTGCGATGGCAAACTGGGTCAGGGAGCAACGACATGAGGATAAAACCTATTTTAATCGTAACATTCATATAGAACCCACTAATGTATGTATTTATGATTGTAAATTTTGTTCCTATTCCAGGCTGATCAAAGAAAGGAATCAAGGCTGGGAGTATACTAAGGACCAAATGATGGATATTCTCAGGACTCAAAAAGATAAACCAATTACGGAAGTACATATCGTTGGGGGAGTGTTGCCACAATACGATTTGGATTTTTATATCGATTTATTTAAAAGTATCAAATTGGAGTACCCACATCTCCATATCAAATCACTGACGCCTGTAGAATTGTATTATATCTTCAAAAAGGCCAAAATATCCATTGAAGCAGGACTAACATCATTAAAATCTGCCGGTCTAGACTCACTACCTGGTGGCGGAGCAGAGATCTTTGACGATCATGTGAGAAACGAGATCTGTGCTGATAAATGCGGCACCGAAGATTGGCTCAAAATCCACAGCGCCTGGCATCAACTGGGAGGCCGGTCTAATGCAACCATCCTATACGGTCATATCGAGACTTATACTCATCGTATAGACCATATGGACCGGCTTAGAAGTTTACAAGACGAGACAGGTGGATTTCAAACCTATATTCCTTTAAAATTTAGAAACAAGGAGAATCAGATGTCTCATGTTCCCGAAGTGACCTCTTTGGAGGATATGAAGAATTATGCAGTGAGCAGGTTGTATCTGGACAATTTTGATCACATCAAGAGCTATTGGCCTATGCTGGGTAGAGATATGGCGCAATTATCTTTGTCCTATGGGGTAGATGATATCGACGGGACTATAGACGATACGACTAAAATTTACTCGATGGCAGGTGCTGAAGAACAAAACCCAGCTATGACTACAGAAGAGCTGGTTCAGCTCATCCAAAAAGCAGGCAGAAAGGCAGTAGAAAGAGATACCCTGTATAATGTCGTAAAAGAATGGAATGAACCGATTGCAGCCGGTCGACTTAGATCTTATTTTGCTTTACCTGTGATAGAAAATTAGATGCCTGAAAAGTACAAAGTAGCTATAGTCAATTACCTCAATACCAAACCATTTATTGAAGGCATTAGATCACATCCGATTTGCGATCTAATCGAATTAATAGAGTGTTCCCCGGCAAAGTGTGCCTCTTTATATTTAGAGCATGAGGTAGATATCTCTTTGGTTCCGGTGGGTGCTTTGATAGGCCAGCCTTTTGAGCGAATATCGGATTATGGCATTGCCAGTGATGGTCCGGTATCCAGTGTTTGTTTGTTTTCACAGGTGCCTTTGGAGGGAATTAAAACGATTTATCTGGACTACCAATCCCGGACCTCTGTGATGCTGGTGCGACTTTTAAGCCAGGAATACTGGCATATCCGACCAAATTTTGTCCAGGCAAGTGCAGGATATGAACAAAACCTGAGTGGTGCGGAAGCTGGTTTGATTATAGGTGATCGGGCATTGAAGGTCAAACATAAATATCCTTATGTATATGATCTGGGCGAGGCATGGCAATCAATGACTGGCTTGCCGTTTGTATATGCCGTTTGGTTGGCCAGGGAAGAAACGGATCTTGATTTCCTTAAGGCGTTTAACGAGGCTCTGAGTTCAGGCGTAGAGTCCATTCCGACCCAGGTATCTCAATGGAACGGGCCTGAGGGCTGTGACCTGGTCAATTACTTTGCTCAAAATATCCGCTATAAGTTAGACCCATCGTATGACGAAGGGTTGAAGACATTCCTAAGGCTCATCGAAGAAAAAGTGTTGAAAGGTGCCCCGGCTTACACGGAAGCCCTTTAATAATTCTTTTTGTCCAGGCGCATGCCCACCCTGAGGCTCACAAAGACTCCGGAATAGATATTTAAGGTGTTGGATGTCGTGGTCACAAAGAGGTCACTCCAATCCAGCCGTTGACTCAACTGGTAGCTCACAGAGGGAGATATCGTCAGCAAATTAGATAAGCCTATGTCGAGTCCGACACCGGCTCTGCCAAATAAGATCGTTTCGTTGACTGCGTTGATCGAGGTTTGTTTACTACTCAGCCTGCTCAGGGCTACACCAGGAGTAATATTGATGAATAGCCCTTTTTTTAAAAACTCTCCTTGTTTAGAAAAAGTAGGGCACGAACAATCATTGAAAAAATCAAGTGGATAAAATTGAACAGAGGGCACGAAATCTATCACAGACCAGTTGAGCACACCTTCAATATTCTGATCCAGATCCAGGCGCTCGTGGCCGTATTGAAAATGCACTGCAGGTAAAAACTCTAGCCGATAATTTTTCAACCTAAACCAATAGTCGACGCCCACCCCGGAGATGAAAGGAAATAATTTATTACCGGTCGAGATTTGTGCGATTCTATTCTTAGGAAAAGTACTTACCGCCTTAAAACCAAATTGACTATAACCCCGAAAACTGCAGAACACAGCGATGATGATAAAGATTCTGGACATAGAGCTCAAAGTATCAAACGGTAAAAAATATTAAGAATTGCCTTAGGTAAGCTTTACTTTTGTATAAATTTATTACAAGATAGTGAGATCAAAGGGCCATCAGCAAAATAAAGTGCATGTCATTACATTGGGGTGTTCAAAAAATACAGTCGATAGCGAAAATCTAATCACCCAACTGAGGCACAATCAGTATGATGTCGACCATGATGCCTCGGCTTCTGATGCCAATATAGTGATCATCAATACCTGTGGATTTATAGAAAATGCCAAAAAAGAATCAATCGATACGATTTTGCAGTATGCGGAGGCTAAAAACGAGGGCAAAGTAGACCGGCTATTGGTCACCGGCTGTCTATCTCAGCGATATAAAAATGAACTGCAGCAGGAGATCCCGGAAGTGGATGCCTGGTTTGGCACCATGGATATGCCGGCATTATTGGCTTCTTTGAAAGCGGATTATAAAAAGGAACTCATCGGTGAGCGGATGATCACTACACCTGCTCATTTTGCTTATCTCAAGATCTCCGAGGGGTGTAACCGTACCTGCAGTTTTTGTGCTATCCCTTTGATGCGAGGCAAACATGTAAGCAGAACCATAGAAAGCCTGGTGCATGAAGCCACCTTTTTAGCAGACAGGGGCGTCAAGGAATTGATATTGATCGCCCAGGAATTGACTTACTATGGGTTGGATATTTACAAAAAAAGGAAACTCCCCGAATTGTTGAATGCACTGAGCGAAGTGAATGGGATTGAGTGGATCCGGCTACACTATGCTTATCCTTCTAAGTTTCCTGTCGAGATTCTGGATTCGATCGCCCAAAACCCTGTTGTTTGTAAATATTTGGATATGCCCCTACAGCATGCCAGCGACCGGATGCTCGCCATGATGAAGCGCCAAATCACCAAACAAGAAACCATTGATCTGGTCAATACGATTCGGGCCAAAGTACCGGGCATCACCCTGAGGACGACGATGCTGGTTGGATTTCCCGGCGAAAGTGAAGCGGATTTTGAAGAATTATGCCAGTTTA encodes:
- a CDS encoding DUF479 domain-containing protein, whose product is MNHLSHLFLTGNDHHLLLGNLIADFIKPNQITHLSSDVVSGIKFHQFIDLSIDTNEVFRSSIGLLRKTQGKYAPVVADMFYDYLLVDHWAAYADRSFDLFKSTMYESIEANLQELEDEIIIRRVNRMISNDFLSLYKSAALIPTTFGYLQKRARFPNHFDQAEIDFNRLYPELAIHFNLAFPEMVKKTEHYRLNLQN
- the ychF gene encoding redox-regulated ATPase YchF — protein: MPLRGGIVGLPNVGKSTLFNALTSGKALAANYPFATKDPNIGMIMVPDPRLDELARIAQPQKVIPNTIEIVDIAGLIKGASQGEGLGNQFLATIREVEAIVHVVRCFEDDNVIHVDGSIDPARDKEIIDIELLFKDMETLDKRIERLKKQTKGSNKDEARQLEIALELKKHLELGKAARLFSCEPKDQPLVDELFLLTGKPIVYVCNVDEPSVHTGNKYTNALKQVIDAENKIAGPHAQAEMILISAAIEAEIAQLDTKEERKEFIEAIGLDEPGVNKVIRSCYKLLNLITYFTVGEKEVRAWTIHKGDLAPQAAGVIHTDFEKGFIRAEVMNYDDYTKYGSELAVKEAGRLMVQGKEYEVKDGDIMHFRFNV
- the ilvD gene encoding dihydroxy-acid dehydratase — its product is MELNKFSKHVTQDPSQPAAQAMLHAIGLSDRDMKKPQIGIASTGWEGNPCNMHLNGLAANIRDEINKKDLIGLVFHTIGVSDGISMGTDGMRYSLPSRDIIADSIETVVSAQWYDGLVTVVGCDKNMPGALMAMARLNRPSLLVYGGTIAPGIYKGKKLDVVSAFEALGQKVKGDITEAEYQEVIHRAVPSFGACGGMYTANTMSSAIEAMGMALPFNSSNPAASPSKKLEASDIATTIDYLIGHNLRPSDIITCESFENAMTLIMILGGSTNAVLHLIAIAKAAGIDLTIDDFQRISDKTPFLADLKPSGKYVMQDLHEIGGTPAVMKMLLEAGRLHGDCMTVTGKTIAENLKDVPSLSIDQDIIRPWSNPIKPTGHLQILYGNLAEGGAVAKITGKEGELFEGPAHVFDSEQDLNQAIIDQKIKAGEVIVIRYCGPKGAPGMPEMLKPTSALMGAGLGDKVALITDGRFSGGTHGFVIGHVTPEAQDGGNIALVKNGDIIKLDIANNTMDVLLTEAQLADRRRLWDKPALRATSGILKKYAMTVSSASEGCVTDQF
- the ubiE gene encoding bifunctional demethylmenaquinone methyltransferase/2-methoxy-6-polyprenyl-1,4-benzoquinol methylase UbiE; protein product: MIKPYSNDQSKKQQVREMFDGIAPTYDFLNRFLSLGIDVSWRIKSLKMLEEYPIHHLLDIATGTGDFALMAADILKPDRIVGLDLSAQMLEIAKKKNRANIEFIQGDSEALPFEAGSFDGAIVAFGVRNFENLGAGLKEIHRVLTSGAPFLVLEFSRIERFPMKQLFFLYSRYILPVIGKLFSMDFNAYHYLHESMHAFPSGTEFATKLQEAGFKFVKLKPFTLGICTAYLAEK
- a CDS encoding outer membrane beta-barrel protein, with translation MAFFCQAQDKYSGNNYRQFLGKNYYFGLSLSLNNSTYKLYRSNYFIRQDSLLVTESLKNPGFSVGIITNAKFGDHFDFRFIPTFSFANRNIRYNDRVSEIDRRIESTFLELPLHIRFTSLPYKDMKVFLVGGIKYSYDISNKSRTKKFASLIKLTPHDFSAEIGAGMQFFFPYFIFSPEIKFSQGVGNILIYNGNNSESSVLEKILSRALTISFNFEG